The genomic segment GCGCGGGTGATGCAAGACCGCGCCGAGCTGCTCCAGAAACAGGTGACGGCACAAATTCCTCCAAATCCGTattgcatggattttttttttttttttaattttcttctgaatgatCATATTTAATTTTGCGATCGTTTTTGGGGTGTAGCTAGCGGAAAGCGAGCAGCGCGCCGGCGCTTTGCAGCTGGCGATGGAGCGGCTGAGCGCGGCGTTGGCGGAGAGCGGCTCGAAGGATGACGCACGGAGCGTGACGGCGCCGTTGGCCGATGGCACCGCGGCCCACGAGCGGTTGCTGCAGCTCCAAAGCGCCCTGGCCGCGGGCGAGCTCGACCGCCGGGCGCTGCAGGTGGGAGCGGGCACCCTCGGCTGAGGGGACGCCAGGGTGCCTTTGCTTGGGGGTCACCAGgggtgtgtcccccccccatcccaggAGGGGCTGGAGGTGGCCCGGCGAGCGCTGGCGGAGGCGCGGGAGGAGAAGGGAGTGCTGCGGGAGCagctgcgggggctgcgggaggaGCAGGAGGCCCTGCAGCGGAgcaaggaggagctggaggcacAGGTccggcagcagcaggaggtgagGGGTGGCGTGGGTGCACCCCACGCTGGTCAGGGGCGGGTGAGGGGGGTCCCCAAATTCCCTGTTCTTTGTCCCCAGGCAGCACCCTGGGCCCTTTTGCCCCTCCTGGGCAGCACCTGTTGCACCCACACAGAACCCTTTGCCTACCCCCATCAGCAACTTTTGCCCCACCTATGCAGCCCCCTGCACACCTTTGTGTCCCTGTACAGCATCattccccttgccccccccccagcatcaCCCTATGGACCCCCCCCCATGAAGACCCCTGCaccctcccccctgccccagcaccctaCTCCCCCCATGCAGcatccttccccccaccctatggacccccccgcagccccaccCCTAAGGGGGTGCTGTGGCTgacgcccccccgcccggcgcAGGCGCTGCGGCAGCGGCAGGAGGAGCacggggggctgcaggagcgGGTGGGCAGCCTGCAGCGTGCCCTGGCCCGCACGCAGGGCGAGAGGCGGGAGGCTGAACGCGTCGCCCTGCGCCTCGAGAAGGACAAGAGCGCCCTGAAAAAGACCCTGGACAAGGTGAGATGGCGGGTGGCACCCTTGGGTGCCCCTAGGGGTGGCCCTGTGCTGAGCATCATGTGATGCTGTGTCCCCTGGGGACACAGGAAAATGCATCCTTGATGGCAGCACTGGGTGCAAATCAATTACAAAGCCCTAAAACCAGCTTGTTTATAGTGCgttattatttttcaagcataaaacatacttttttaaTATACCTATATATATGCTCCATGCTGCTCCACTGGCAGAGTCTATATGCACTTAAAATAGATCTAATACATATACttatatgtaaaaatacatattttatctgctatattttctatgttaaaaaaacccctatattTTATCGGCTGGAGCAAGGTGTTCAGCAGCGGGGGGGGGCTGTAAagcacaccccacccccccgttTCTGTGCCCCCCTCTCCCCCGGCGTGGCGGGGCGGCAGGTGGAGCGGGAGAAGCTGCAGACGCAGGAGGACTCGCTGCGGCTCTCGGCGGAGAAGGGCCGGCTGGATCGCTCCTTGGGCACGGCCGAGCGGGAGCTGGCGGCGGCGCAGCAGCgcatccagctgctgcaggtgggTGGCCCCTTGCGCACccaggtggggtgggggcaggcGGTGGCACCCGTGGGTGCTGCTCGCCTGCCTGGTGCAGCCTTTCCTTGCAGCGGGATGGTGCCGGGCTGCTTTTGGGCTCATCCCAGCTTGGGGAGATGCTGGTGCTTGTATGGGGATGGTGCTGAGCTCTTTTTTAGGGCTCACACCAGTTCGGGGAAGGTGCTGGTGCTTGTACTGGGACAGCACTGGGCTCGTTCCTGGGCTTGTCGCAGTTTGCGTTTGCCTGGGGGATGCTGGCACACCAGGATGGCGCTGGGCCCCTTTTGGGGTGCTTCCCAGCTTGAGGAGACGCAGGTGCTTGCACCAGGATGGTGTTGAGCTCTTTTTTTGGGGGTCGTACCAGTTCAGGGAAGATGCTGGTGCTTGTACTGGGACGGTGCTGGGCTCATCGCAGTTTGTAGGGATGCTGGTGCTTGCACTGGGAGGGCCCTGGGCTCGTTTTTGGGGCTCCTCCCAGCCAGGGGAGCCACCGCTGCCCAGTTTTGGGGTGACAgccacccctgcctgccccaggcgCAGGTGTCGGTGCTGGAGCAGCCATCCCCGCCGAGCCCGGGGCCGTCGCCGGAGCTGCAGCGGGAGCTCGACCGCCTGCGCGGCGCCCAGCTCCAAGCCCAGCGGGCGCTGGAGGCGCGGGAGCGCACCTACCGCCACCGCGTCCGCgggctggaggagcaggtgAGCGGGGGGACCCCCCGGGGGTGACACACGTGTGCCCCGCCCTTGCTCCCCCTCTTTCAtcccctctccctttccagATCGCGCTGCTGAAGGGGCAGGAGCTCCACCGTCCCCCCACCAGCATTTAAAGCCCCCCCGCACCGCCCGCAGAGACCGGCACAACTCAGCTCactgggggggggcggggggggggggggggcggaagcCACCCCCATGctccaaaaaacaaaaccacactgaTTTTTGTCTCATCATTCccttttctaaagcaaaaagcTGCACGTTACCAGCGAGATGACGACACTCGTGTATTTTTGATACAGGTTGGGGCCCAATGGgttgtttttcccatttttctattgcaatttttaacaaaaacttTGGAAATACTCCTTTTTTTCAGCCCCAGGAGAGCCCTGTCTCAGCACCAGCTGAGCCACCTGATTTATTTCCCCCCAATACACGATGCACCTCCAGCCCTCACAAGCCCCGACATTCACCGGAATCttaatttttcccatttttctaacaaaaaaaagctactcgaggttggtggggtttgggttttttttgcaaatagcaggttttttttttttatattgctaTTTTCGGAGTTTGAGGTTTTTACTGGTGCTACTGGGCAGCCCGAGGCCGGGGGGGCTGAGCCAAGCTGAAAAACGCAGGTCGGTCCTGGCACTATTAAATGTGGATAAAACCCCAACCTGGCAGCCCATGAGGtgtttttggggggggtgggtggcgTTTTGGGGATGCCCAAATGGGTGTCCATTAGGATACCAGGGTTGAGTCAGGTtcctgaataataataaaaaacaataataataaagagtaattaataataatattaccACCGCCGTGGAGGAGAGCCGCAGGGATGCATCGGAGCCATTAAGCATCATCCttctggagagctgctgccctccctCTCCTTGTTTAAGCCTTTTTTAGGGGGGTTTAAGCCTTTTTGGGGGGTTGAGCGCCAAGGGCAGGACAAACCCCTCCTGTCCCCGAGGCTGCGAGCACGGGGAGGGGACGGGGAAGGACGATGGAGAAAACCACACCACCCCCCCGCTGACTCTTTGCTCTCCGCTccaggcagcccccagagctGAAACCCCTGAGAATGGGAGTAAAATCCCCCAACCCCCAACGCATCTGCCTGTTTTCTATAGAACTGGAAAACTGCCCAACATTAAACACTGCGCTGTAAAATAAACACCGTGCCATAGAATAGCCCTGCACGCCCATAAGGGACCATCGACTCCAATGGGAGCTGCACCTTATAAAAACCGCACTACGCCCTGTATATACCAGAGACAACCACACTATACATAAGAAaactgcaggcaggagagagcTAAATGCTATAGGACTATACAGTATAAGAGACTTGCACCCTATATGAGCGCCACGCTATACGGAGAGCTGCACGCTGTAAGGGAACTACGTAAGGGCTGCACCCTGTGCAAGAGCGTGCACGAAATAGAGCTGCGCGCCGTATAGAACTACACATTATATGAGAAATCTGCGTACTATATGAGAACTGCACACTGTAGGAGAGACCTAGACCCCTGGCTGCGCGCTATATGGGTCGCGCACTCCGCAAGAGAACTGCGCGCTATGTGAGAACGCCATAGAGCTGTGCCTGCTCTGTAAGAGCCGCACAGTATAGGAGGGCTGCACGCTATATGTAAGAGCTGTGCGCCCTGTGTGAGCGTGCTGCGCAAAGACAGTGACACCTTACAGGAGCTACATGCCGTACGAGAGAACTGCGTGCTCTATAAGCAAGCTACACGCTCTGTAGGAGAGCTGCCGCCTACACATGAGCGCTACGCTACACAATTGCCTGTAAGAgacctggagaaactccccaAGCCAAACCCTTAAAGCCCACACTATTATAAGTGACCCAAACCCCAACCTCCACCCTCCTTTCTATAGGGGAACCCCAGCCCTAAACACAGCAGAGACCCACCCTCCACCCTTTTCTATAGGGGAACCAGGCAACACCCCAActcaaaccccaaaacacccatTATTTTCTAGAAGAGATTCAGAAATTTGCCCCAAACGCCTACATACCACACTTTTTTCTATAAGAACTAGCCCCCCAAATTAAGCCCCCTccaagctgtgcttttccccccaaaatCTGCCCCCAAATCAGATATCTGACAAGCCCCAAAACACCCTAAGGCACCCCAAAATCATCACCCACAGCCCTTCCTCCTGTGCCCAGGGCTGGAAGGCTGGGAATCACTCAAATCATTGGAAAATACCctgagaaatgggaaaaaaaaaaaaccacccaaaataTTATCCATCCCCCAAAAATGGACACAACCCCCCCCAAATAACGAGCCAGGAGCCAGAGCGACCCTTACGCTTTATCTCTTGGATACTCTACGTAGAAAATGGGGTGGCGGGGGCTCGCACCACCCCCCCTTTACAATATAAtaaagaaagtaataaaaataataccccccccttttgttttttaattattatgtGCACAAAAAATGGACTTTTTAAATGCTCTTTCATGCACAGTTTCTTTAGCACCACGGTGAGGATCCAGAGCGGGACGGGTACCTGGGAgaggagggtgggaaggggttggggtcccggggctgcggccggcGGAGGGGGGTCCCCTCGAGCTCAGCATCCGCCGCAGCTGCGGGCGCAGGACGCGACCACGGTCTGGCAGAGCCCGCTGGTGGCCATCACCCCGCACTTGGAAAACTTGTCGCGGCAGAGGTCGGCTGCGGGGATAACGGGAAAGAAATGGTCCGTGGGTGTAGGAAAAACAGAGGGAGAAGCAGCGAGGGACCCCGCCGTGGGGACAGAACGACGCTGCAAACGGTGgctcagccccccccccccccccccccccccccaaaaaaataaaaagggatcCCAGTTTGGTCCGCTGGTTGTGGAGCGATGCCTGGAGCAACTTCATTTGGTCCCTGGGatttccacccccaccccaccatgGAAAAAGGGGTGACCTGGATGGGGACAACCCCAATTTGGGGCGcattcccccccgccccttacCTCGCAGCAGCTCTTCATGCGCGCACACGGTGCGGACGCAGATCTCCTTGTTGATCACGTAAACCCGGCGGAGGCTGGATGTGGggagggggaataaaaaaaacaaagatggggggggggtgggggtggttaGTGCAAAAGCAAAGGGGGTGCCCAGAATATAGAGGTGGCGGGGTTGGGGAAGCTCCCCCTCGCTCGCCTGTAAAAGCAGATCTCGTTCAGGCACTGCTTGCAGGGCTTGTGCACGGAGTAGAGCCTGGTGCAGGGGTATTGCTCCTCCCGGCAGTCTGCaaggagaaaaggcagctggTTTCTAATGCGGGGGGAGGCCTGACGTGCCGGGGATGGGCTTCGCAGCCACTCCATGCCTTCCTCCCACCCTAATTTTCACCCCGGGGAAGCAAATTCTTGCCCTGGCCAGGAGGATGAACGCCCTCCGGGGAGCAAGGAGGGGGGATGAGCACTCACCGAGGGGTCCTGGCTCCGTGGGCTCAGTCTCGGGGAcagcagctgtggggagagTGAAGCATGGGGGGAACAAATTTAGGGATGGAGCAAAGCATCCCACTGCCCTCTCCCTGGGTTTTAGGGCTGAAGCATCCTTATGCTGGCGCCCGTGCAGCTGCGCCGGGGGGAGCATGGCTGGGCTAAGGGTGCGGGGACAGGACAGAGACCCCGAgccctggggtggggaaggggccggcggctgCCACCCACCTGGGGTCGGGGCCGGCACGATTTCCTGCTGGGATTGCTGCTGGGACTGGTACCGAAACTGCTCCTCGGGGGCGCGGGGGGTGACATCTGCAAGGACAGAGACAGTGCAGGCACAGCCCGAAAtcctgcccccccgccccgccccggcatCCCGCAGGGGAGCCACTTACCATGATAGTCGTAGTAATCCTGAATTTCTGgggaataaaagagaaaacagaacagaggCTGAGGATGGGTTTTAGGGAGAAAACATACCCCATGGGGGCCAGGACTTGGCAGTGAGCGCCCCAAAATTTTACAGTTGGTCTGAGTGACGGGAAAACACCCTCCAGCCACCCCAGAGATGAACCTGGGCAACATCACACCAAGGGCTTTTTAAGCCTAATAAAGGCTTAATAAATAATTGGCAGTGCgagaaaggggaaaggaggcaTGTGTATAAGGGGGGAGATGGGAAGGTGTTAGGAAGACGTTGGAAATTTaaggggcaggaggaaaaggatgGAGCAAAGGATATCAAAGCAGAAAGAGGCATCAGACTGATGTGTATTTGgccagagaaagcaaaaaaaaaaaaaaagaagaaaggaaaaaggaagggggagagagatgAGTTCAGGGTGCTCTAACCTGATTGCTGGTCGTACTGGGAATATTGTACCGGCTCGGGGTAGGTGATGCCTTCAAACCTGCTGTACTGTCCCTGGACCAGGAGCGCTGCTGGGGAGAcagaggtggggggagaggcATCACTGGAAGGGGCACGGCCGCCCCCAGCCCAGGAATTTGGGgttccctgctctgcctccacCTCTCCAGCTTCACATTGTCCCCCAAAATATTGTCCTGGAGTTGTCCTCAGGGGCATGCTGCCCGGAGAAGGAGATGGGGGGGAAGGCGGGATGCTCACCGAGAGGTGACCAGCACCAGCCCAGGATTCCTACGATAcccaggggcagctgggggcGATCCCGGGCGATCCCAATGTCTCGCAGCACCCGGGTACCACAACCCCACCCGGAGATGGGGCCAGCACCCAGCTGCGCCCAGTGATGCTCCTGATACCCTGGGGTACCAGGGCGTCCCTGGCATCCCTGGGAGCTAATCCCACTGTGGATCCAGGGGGGCACACGGGGTTCAAACGGCATGAGCCGATGTAACCACGCCGGCAGCGTGCTTTGTGGTGGGGGATCGGGTCACCCAccatccccagggcacagcagggACCCATTCCCGGGACACGCTGCGATGCCCCACGGTCCCTCCAGCCGCCGCATCCTTGGAAGAGGCAGCATCCGTGAGCAAAGCACCACCAGGAatgaggctgggagaggacttATCTTTTCTGCCCACTACCCCCTGTGctgcccccccttccccaggctccCTCAGCCTCGCCTGCTTAATGTTTTCCATCTGTTCGTTAGCCTTTGTGCCGAGCTGGTTTCGCCCAAAGTTTTCCTGGCTCCAGGCTCCCGGGTCTGTCACCTCCCTCCTCGTTTCCATCCCGCCTTTGCCAGCCCCGCAGGGGGTTACAAATGCAATTTTTCTGGATGTCATCCCAGTCCCGAGGTGCCAGTTTTGTGCCACCCCATGGTGCCACTTCCATGTCCCCAAGAAGGATTCACTTGGTGCCAAACCCCTTGTGCCCTCCGTGCCCCCCAACCTAGAGCCAGTCCCAGCCTAAATAGGAGCCTAGGCTGGGGTTTTGGGTTAAttttggggtgcagcaggggaTGCTTGCCCCAAATGGGTGCAGGCACCCAAGCATCACGGGGTGGTGGCCAGCTCCTGGGCTTTAGTGGGGTGACACCTCGCCTTGGGgtcccccggggagggggcgctCACCTGGCAGACACAGCAAGAAAAGCCCCACCGCTCTCATCCTGACAGCAGCGATGGAGGAGCAGCGCGGGCCGGGATGCAGCCGGAGGCGTCTGGATGGGGCAGAGGGAAACAGAGGGGTTAGCGGAACGGGGGGTGGGACATGTGGCCCCCCCAACCCCTCGGttccccagcccctctctgccccCCTCCCAGCACGATGCCCCTCACATCTCTGCCTGAGATGCCCCCAGGGGctgactcaaaaaaaaaaacaccccacaaaaaaaccaaaacccaaaccctaaaaaaataaaaaaaaattccccaaaaaAGGAAGGCTGGGCTTCCCGCCCCAACCACGCGCTCCTGCGGGAATTGCGAGGACCAAGCCCTGAAATATCCCGTGGGCAGGACAAGGGATGAGAAATGCCGGGATGTCTGAATCACCACCATGGGGGGAGGCATCTGGACCCCCCCCGGCGATAACAGACCCAACAAGCTGGAGGTTTGGGGCTCCTTTCCTGGGGTTTTCAGCCCCGCTCCTTGGCTAAGGGCTTGTTTTGGGGGTCCCCACCGCCGGGGGATGCTGCGTTTCTTCGGGCATCCCCTAAGTCCAAGGGGATGTGGAGATTTGGGGGAGGGAAAAGCCACTTTCAAGAAAAATCCCGCGCCGGCCCTGGGGTTTGGCAGCCTTGGGCGCTCACGGCTCCCCGACGCTTTCCAAGCGGCGATTTGCGTGTCGAGCGTCTGCTTTCCCCGGCGGGGAGATGGGCCAAGGCCGGCTGTGCCGCCGGTGAGCCGGGCCCCCTTCCCCGGCGCGGGCTGGCAGGGATGCCGGCTGCCCTTCCCCCTCGGCCCGAGCCAGCCCCAGGGGGAAAactgggggggggtgggaagagaaattatttcaaaaaaccTTGGAAATCCAACCAAATGCGTTTTGCTGTCGAGGATGAAGCACATCGGCATTCCCGGCACACCGAGATGCCGCAGGGATGGGGAACCCCTCCTGGCACCCccggccctgctgctgcagcaggggaacCGAGGCGCGGTTGGGAATAAGCGGAACCCCTTGGGATCTCACCCCTGCTGAGGGGGAACATCAGCCCCCCCGTGCCAGGAGGCACCCAGGCACCCACCCGGCTCAGCCACAGCTGGGTGCAGCACCCGGGATGGGAACGCAGCTCCGGCCCCAGCACGGTCCCTGCTGGGTTTAAGGCCACGCCGGGGAAGGTGGGGTCAACGGGCCTGACTGCATCATCACCCGAATGTGGCATCCTCTAGCAACCGTGTCCTCACCATCACCAAAGCATAACACCTCCTAGGGACCATGTCCTGCACCACCACCGTAGTCCTGCATTTTCTAAGGACCACATCCTGCACTGCCACCCAAGGGGAGCACCTTCTAGCCACCACGTCCTCACCGTCACCCAAGGGGAGCACCTTCTAGCCACCACGTCCTCACCGTCACCCAAGGGGAGCACCTTCTAGCCACCACGTCCTCACCGTCACCCAAGGGGAGCACCTTCTAGCCACCAAGTCCTCACCATCACCCAAGGGGAGCACCTTCTAGCCATCACGTCCTCACCATCACCCAAGGGGAGCACCTTCTAGCCACCACGTCCTCACCATCACCCAAGGGGAGCACCTTCTAGCCACCACGTCCTCACCATCACCCAAGGGGAGCACCTTCTAGCCACCACGTCCTCACCATCACCCAAGGGGAGCACCTTCTAGCCACCACGTCCTCACCATCACCCAAGGGGAGCACCTCCTAGCAATCGTGCCTTTGCACCACCACCAGAGTTGCACCTTCTGGGCACCACATTCTCCTCCATCCCCAGGCTCGCAGGTACTGGAGATGTTGACAACTGACTTCCAGACTCTTCCCAGCTTTGGGAAAGCCAGGAAGCTGGTCCCTACCTGAGCTGGGATCAGCTAACCAAGCTCAGCCTACAGCCAGGGTTTGGTGGTCCCAAACAAAGCGCCCAGCAGTGCTCCATCGCCCACCCACGGCTGCGCCTCGCTGGGACCCGGGTCCCTGTAAGCTCCATCTGCTTCCCACAGCAAAGGAAGCCCCAGACCCAGGTTTAACCGTGGCTAAATGTGTCCTGGGATAAAAGGGATTGCACGGGGATGAGCGAGATCAGCGCGCGGCTCCGGGCTTGGCAGGCGCTTGGGCAGGGGACTGGGAGGCTTTATCAAGCCTTAGCGGCTGCTGGCAGACCTTGGGTTTGGGAAAGCAGCTGGGTCCTGGCCAGGACTGGGCTGCAACAGGGGACTGGGAGGTTTGGGGCTATCTTGAGGTGGCAGAAAGGGGTTGGAGACGACCATCCCGACCTTCGCCGGTTCTCCAGATGCCGGGAAACCACAGGATGCGGGTACCGACACCCTGCAGCCCCAAATCACCCTGACCCGGTGCTTGTATCCCACCCAGGACAGCCTGGGGCCGGGTGGGCACCCACCTCCGGAGGCATCCCAAGCCATCCTCCCATCGCTCCAGCGATCCCCAGGACACGGCCACACGGCTCAGGATTaacctgccctgccagcccctttTTTTGCCCCACAGCAATCTGCAAGCGCCCAAGGCTTCTCTCGAGGTCTAATTCCCCCTGAATTTCCCCTGAACTCGGAGATCTTGGACGGCGCTCGCGAGGTTTGGCCGTGGAACGGGGACAGACGGGTCACGTCTTCCCCCAGTGGCGATGCCAACATCTTCTCCTCCTGACGGAGGACACCGAAGCGCCCGCCGCGTCCCCCAAACCCAGCTGGGAGCGATGCCGAGGGTCGCCGCGACATCTTCCTTAAGCCCAAAAGTCTGCAAAGAGGGGACGGGgccacctccagcctcctcctccccccccccgcggctTTTCCTACCACCAGAGCAAGCCCGGTGAGACGCCCCGGCAGGGACCCGAGgtgccccccctgccccaagctCCTCTCCCCTCCGCGCAGGGGTCCGGCGACTCCAACCGCGCCAGATGTTTTTGTAACTGCACATCTGGGAACAATCAACCCCGGAGAAAGAACACCACAGTCTCTCCCTTTCATTCTGCTAAACCCCACCTTCCCCCagcctttcccccctccccccgctttttttttccctttttcctttcttttcttttcttttttttttttttttttttaagctctccAGTTGCCAGAGAGTGGGAGAACAAAGGGAATACGAAAggattcagattttttttggcCCCCAACCAAAGGtgaaaaacttctttcccccatccccgTTTTCACACATCGCTTTTTCATTAGGGTCCCGTCCCCCCccaggggggaaaaataaatagaaatattaaaatagccCTTTTCTACAGTCTCTTTCcaggatggaaaaataaaatatatggcTTCCTTCAGACGTTATGGTATTTTTAGACTTTTTGAAGTGGTTAAAAATCTACTACAACAGCTGTCAGGCTGCAAGGATGGGGTcccccctgcagctgctggctcttCAGCACCCCAAAAATAAGGTGGGTTTCTTTTTACAAGATTAAAAGgttgaaaacagcttttgagaGCTCGCCTGCCCCAACCGCTGGAGTTTTTAAGGCAACTTTGCAAAGCGCCAAAGATGGGGTTCAGCCCCATCCACCGCTGGGGGGgtccccagcatccctgcctgATGCGgggggctgggatgggggggaTCTCTCTGCCCTGCTCCTTACCGCTCTGGGTGTTAGTGCTGGTCCTGCCCTTGCCCACCGccttggtctcttctctctgctttcaaaaactctgaaatgagagttaaaaaaaatccacactcCTACCTCCAACATGGGGGCTCCGCTGGGTCCTAATGCCACACCTGggccggccccttcctcctcccaaacTGCTGCCTGCTAGGGGGAAAAGttataataattaaaactaaaaaaaaaaaaaaaaatcaataaacacATATCGGTCCAATGGTTGTCAGggccatgtttttttcttttttctttccagccagATGAATT from the Phalacrocorax aristotelis chromosome 19, bGulAri2.1, whole genome shotgun sequence genome contains:
- the MFAP2 gene encoding microfibrillar-associated protein 2 isoform X2 — translated: MESLNPSERQRRLSALRELGIRSGNEAQAESSQTPSWLQKCSYLGTTGHGLGVMVQSCPTAGSSLGGGRGRPRCGIRTQRSPHVGGRSVGCSSIAAVRMRAVGLFLLCLPAALLVQGQYSRFEGITYPEPVQYSQYDQQSEIQDYYDYHDVTPRAPEEQFRYQSQQQSQQEIVPAPTPAAVPETEPTEPGPLDCREEQYPCTRLYSVHKPCKQCLNEICFYSLRRVYVINKEICVRTVCAHEELLRADLCRDKFSKCGVMATSGLCQTVVASCARSCGGC
- the MFAP2 gene encoding microfibrillar-associated protein 2 isoform X1 → MRAVGLFLLCLPALLVQGQYSRFEGITYPEPVQYSQYDQQSEIQDYYDYHDVTPRAPEEQFRYQSQQQSQQEIVPAPTPAAVPETEPTEPGPLDCREEQYPCTRLYSVHKPCKQCLNEICFYSLRRVYVINKEICVRTVCAHEELLRADLCRDKFSKCGVMATSGLCQTVVASCARSCGGC